A single Symbiobacterium thermophilum IAM 14863 DNA region contains:
- a CDS encoding GNAT family N-acetyltransferase: MIRTMEAADLPAVHTLWNRTTLSREVLYKPLACERFQALFVSAGDHEVKCNVVAEQDGQILGFGSAYHNTGTDRGYITFILVDPAHRRRGVGTALLRALEHRLRAFPTIVRIDLNFFNPINLEWFIPGTPGHDHPNAPGVDVSSPAFPFFTARGYAETSRQYSYYRLLADFQFQPKIAERAAALAAQGISITYYDPARHYGLSELFDDLGNEDWRDKVMTNVNGPRPYPLLIVEQGGRVGGFAGPLYVQESGRGYFAGIGVHSELRGVGAGSVLFSALCQGLRDIGATFMSLFTGRENVARKIYESAGFQVVHEWACMRKAMQ, encoded by the coding sequence ATGATCCGAACGATGGAGGCGGCCGACCTGCCGGCTGTGCACACCCTTTGGAACCGTACGACGCTGAGCCGGGAGGTTCTGTATAAACCGCTCGCCTGCGAACGCTTCCAGGCGCTCTTCGTCAGCGCCGGCGATCACGAGGTCAAGTGCAACGTGGTAGCGGAGCAGGACGGGCAGATCCTCGGTTTCGGCAGCGCCTACCACAACACGGGAACGGACCGCGGTTACATCACCTTCATCCTGGTGGACCCGGCTCACCGGCGGCGCGGGGTAGGCACCGCACTCCTCCGTGCGCTGGAGCACAGGTTGCGGGCCTTCCCGACCATCGTCAGGATTGACCTGAACTTCTTCAACCCGATCAACCTGGAATGGTTCATCCCCGGCACCCCCGGGCATGACCACCCCAACGCGCCCGGCGTGGACGTGTCGTCACCGGCCTTCCCCTTCTTCACGGCCCGCGGCTACGCCGAGACCAGCCGCCAGTACTCCTACTACCGCCTCCTGGCGGACTTCCAGTTCCAGCCCAAGATCGCCGAACGGGCAGCTGCTCTGGCCGCGCAGGGGATCAGCATCACGTATTACGATCCCGCCAGGCATTACGGCCTGAGCGAACTCTTCGACGACCTGGGCAACGAGGACTGGCGGGACAAGGTAATGACCAACGTGAACGGCCCCCGCCCGTATCCCCTGCTGATCGTGGAGCAGGGGGGGCGCGTGGGCGGCTTCGCCGGCCCGCTGTACGTGCAGGAGAGCGGCCGCGGCTACTTCGCCGGTATCGGCGTGCACAGCGAGCTCCGCGGCGTCGGGGCCGGTTCCGTGCTCTTCTCCGCCCTCTGCCAGGGGCTCAGGGACATCGGGGCCACCTTTATGTCGCTCTTCACCGGCCGCGAGAACGTGGCCCGCAAGATCTACGAGTCCGCCGGGTTCCAGGTTGTGCACGAGTGGGCTTGTATGCGCAAGGCGATGCAGTGA
- a CDS encoding transposase, with translation MIHGWELPLLNHHVEVRLMQSHGTTPNIAAQAIKSTTRHGFLVALGWVAQRLNLVEILNRHLRIKQKTYAHTPVDKVVEALVAILGNCRYMKDLNFDPEPLVADPAVAQAWGQERFAHFSTVCATFSKLTEENVQQLSDALAEIQAPLLQQEVAAVAGPDRSGMVIVDIDLTGQKVRGETRQYTGTDFGYIQGKLARGYQIAAAFLSGKQQRFAIDGLLKSGKANSRSGACLLELIPRIEARIGRPLRRVEWVEACLAQQKARVRQLYQQLQTVSGKGSARRKQKLQREFQEEVQHLREVNQRLRQYRQENRTNLAPLRILLRADSAFGTPEVIQRLLELGYEFTIKSYSGSNVAYKHLFDAVPAENWVEVEKNRFASEAVTVPGPTLLAPYPVRLVAMRRWDADGREVRSVILTTLQPEELTTTEVVKLYHGRQTIEAGFQEWKGTFHFGTPRLRKYEANAAFTQLVLFAFNLVRWAWRFLSTNSPKLAEAGSRLLVRVAARCRATIRCLGDTLRLVFSRGTPLAGAEITLNRATPYPYALLTPRMSSCSRET, from the coding sequence ATGATACATGGGTGGGAGTTGCCCCTCCTAAACCACCATGTGGAGGTTCGACTGATGCAGTCTCATGGTACGACACCCAACATCGCTGCGCAAGCCATCAAGTCCACCACCCGACATGGTTTTCTCGTCGCTCTTGGCTGGGTAGCTCAAAGACTCAACCTGGTTGAGATCCTGAATCGGCACCTGCGCATCAAGCAGAAGACCTACGCCCACACGCCGGTTGACAAGGTGGTCGAGGCGTTGGTTGCCATTCTCGGCAACTGTCGCTACATGAAGGATCTCAACTTCGACCCTGAGCCGCTGGTTGCCGATCCTGCCGTAGCTCAAGCCTGGGGGCAGGAACGCTTTGCTCACTTTTCCACCGTCTGTGCGACCTTCAGCAAGCTGACGGAGGAGAACGTTCAGCAGCTTTCCGACGCACTCGCTGAGATCCAGGCCCCGCTGCTTCAGCAGGAGGTGGCTGCCGTAGCAGGTCCAGACCGCTCCGGAATGGTCATCGTCGACATTGACCTCACCGGCCAGAAGGTTCGGGGCGAGACCAGGCAGTACACCGGTACCGACTTCGGCTACATCCAGGGGAAGTTGGCCCGAGGCTATCAGATCGCAGCCGCCTTCCTCAGCGGGAAGCAGCAGCGCTTTGCCATCGACGGCCTTCTCAAGTCCGGCAAGGCCAACAGCCGTTCCGGCGCCTGCCTGCTCGAACTGATTCCCAGGATCGAAGCCCGGATTGGTCGTCCCCTGCGGCGAGTCGAATGGGTCGAGGCATGCCTGGCTCAGCAGAAGGCTCGGGTCAGGCAGCTGTATCAGCAACTGCAGACGGTATCAGGCAAGGGCAGCGCCCGCCGGAAGCAGAAGCTGCAGCGTGAGTTCCAGGAGGAGGTTCAGCACCTCCGTGAAGTGAACCAGCGACTCCGGCAGTACCGGCAGGAGAATCGGACGAACCTGGCTCCCCTCCGTATTCTGCTGCGAGCTGACAGCGCCTTTGGCACGCCGGAAGTGATCCAGCGCCTGCTGGAACTGGGGTATGAGTTCACCATCAAGTCCTACTCCGGGAGCAACGTCGCCTACAAGCACCTCTTCGACGCTGTACCGGCAGAGAACTGGGTTGAAGTCGAGAAGAACCGGTTTGCCTCCGAAGCCGTTACCGTACCTGGCCCCACTTTGCTCGCACCGTATCCGGTGCGACTGGTCGCCATGCGCCGCTGGGACGCCGATGGCCGGGAGGTCCGCAGCGTCATCCTGACTACGCTCCAGCCTGAGGAGCTCACCACGACAGAGGTCGTCAAGCTCTACCATGGACGGCAGACCATCGAAGCCGGGTTCCAGGAGTGGAAGGGAACGTTCCACTTTGGTACTCCTCGGCTGCGGAAGTATGAGGCCAACGCCGCCTTCACGCAGCTGGTCTTGTTCGCCTTCAACCTGGTGCGCTGGGCTTGGCGGTTTCTGAGCACGAACTCGCCCAAACTGGCCGAGGCGGGGAGTCGACTCTTGGTACGAGTAGCGGCCCGGTGCCGAGCAACCATTCGGTGCCTCGGCGACACGCTGCGGTTGGTGTTCAGCCGGGGTACTCCCCTGGCTGGAGCTGAGATTACCCTGAACCGGGCCACTCCCTACCCATACGCCCTTTTAACACCACGAATGTCGAGTTGTTCGCGTGAAACTTGA
- a CDS encoding group II intron maturase-specific domain-containing protein, with translation MADKAHKRVKRELRRMTKRSRSQSMKERIQRINAYLRGWIGYYALSDADSVFKEIEGWLRHRLRACLWKQWKRPRTRLRELRALGLPE, from the coding sequence ATGGCGGATAAAGCCCACAAGCGGGTGAAGCGGGAGCTCCGCAGGATGACCAAGCGCAGCCGCAGCCAGAGCATGAAAGAGCGGATCCAGCGCATTAACGCATACCTGCGTGGCTGGATCGGCTATTACGCGCTCTCGGATGCCGACTCGGTCTTCAAAGAGATCGAGGGTTGGCTCCGTCACAGACTGCGAGCATGCCTGTGGAAACAGTGGAAGCGCCCCCGCACGCGCCTGCGGGAACTCCGCGCTCTCGGGCTACCTGAGTAG
- a CDS encoding WD40/YVTN/BNR-like repeat-containing protein yields MLLTVMLMFMIMGCSGATDGGSGEQNEDRNASAPAVPTAVAFLNESHGWVGAADGIWHTQDGGQNWTLQFPSQEPVIRLGFLDPQNGWALTGSAALLRTENGGEDWSAAETPGAALRAVDFVGPAHVVATDGNGLLVSRDGGKTWDRTSSPLPFSDLDFVSAEEGWAAGEGQIWHTRDGGTTWSAQLTLPEPDKWLGHTFVRFTSESSGWVLFCLGQGAGSQETYLLYSTTDAGRTWTPRLIGRWPWPFAEPAPEAPHGPGGHPVALGAWAETAWVAVYSPAGGHLEVARVTMGGAPPVVSDKIPVGGPAKPTAGLSFVDPKTGWLVVSDSQRTQGAILRTADGGQFWTAVLGNLE; encoded by the coding sequence GTGCTGCTTACCGTGATGTTGATGTTCATGATCATGGGATGCAGTGGAGCAACCGATGGCGGCTCTGGGGAACAGAACGAGGACCGGAACGCATCAGCTCCGGCGGTCCCCACTGCGGTTGCCTTCCTGAACGAGAGCCACGGCTGGGTAGGGGCTGCAGACGGGATCTGGCATACCCAAGACGGTGGCCAGAACTGGACTCTCCAGTTCCCCAGTCAGGAGCCGGTCATCCGGCTGGGTTTTCTGGACCCCCAGAACGGCTGGGCGCTCACAGGATCAGCGGCCCTTCTCCGTACGGAAAACGGCGGAGAGGACTGGAGCGCGGCAGAGACTCCAGGAGCGGCGCTGCGGGCCGTTGATTTCGTAGGTCCTGCTCATGTGGTCGCAACCGACGGAAACGGCCTTCTCGTCAGCCGGGACGGCGGCAAGACCTGGGACAGGACCAGCTCGCCCCTCCCGTTCTCCGACCTGGACTTCGTCAGTGCGGAAGAAGGCTGGGCAGCTGGCGAGGGGCAGATCTGGCACACCCGCGATGGCGGAACAACATGGAGCGCGCAGCTCACGCTTCCGGAACCCGACAAGTGGTTGGGCCACACCTTTGTGCGCTTCACATCAGAGAGCAGCGGCTGGGTTCTGTTCTGCCTCGGCCAGGGAGCCGGTTCCCAGGAGACCTATCTGCTCTACAGCACAACGGATGCGGGCCGCACCTGGACTCCCCGGCTGATCGGTCGCTGGCCGTGGCCGTTTGCGGAGCCCGCGCCGGAGGCTCCGCACGGCCCCGGTGGGCACCCGGTTGCCCTTGGTGCGTGGGCCGAGACTGCCTGGGTGGCGGTGTATTCACCGGCTGGCGGCCACCTGGAGGTAGCACGGGTAACCATGGGGGGAGCACCGCCTGTCGTGAGTGACAAGATCCCCGTGGGCGGCCCGGCCAAGCCGACAGCGGGCCTTTCCTTTGTCGATCCGAAGACGGGCTGGCTGGTGGTCAGCGACAGCCAGCGCACCCAGGGGGCTATCCTGCGCACCGCCGATGGCGGCCAGTTCTGGACGGCTGTCCTCGGGAACCTGGAGTAG
- a CDS encoding glycine zipper domain-containing protein, which translates to MKLELDPEAYAGWFERLKGYVGEVVAADVLARQGYQVELADVPNQPGWDLLVEGQPFNVKITDDPDQILEHFAEYPDIPVITSPEVAAELPPELQDHVLALEGLEADQIAELTQETLDGVEGLDIGPSFPVVPAALSALREIQHLALGQTDLGTSLRSAALDIAGTGIGGWVGAKVGAAVGTAILPGLGTVIGALLAGLAGSMVGRAITNDIKLAALRKALEEYQEQYARFHKTATEEHNILVAKVVRTIDIHRAELLAEIQAIRRRHEEAARQARNRFWDVAQDLGKRLPELLLRAEAELAEEQQRVLAELPRSPVWRRILWPSADDLRYRAVELWFTRQRQELRRMASEFSKNLDKLTPEGMLAEVRKCLSGKIFDSAALKEAVDRVVSEYNATRARIALERRLAVQEVRAAVGKRAAELHRYTAEQVKTLTQRVRPLAEALRPYREKVEAEAAKLGYQLK; encoded by the coding sequence GTGAAACTTGAGCTAGATCCCGAAGCCTACGCAGGCTGGTTTGAACGGCTGAAGGGCTACGTGGGCGAGGTGGTGGCCGCGGATGTCCTGGCCCGGCAGGGCTATCAGGTGGAACTGGCCGACGTGCCCAACCAGCCCGGGTGGGACCTCCTGGTCGAAGGGCAGCCATTCAACGTGAAGATCACCGATGACCCGGATCAAATTCTGGAACACTTCGCGGAGTACCCGGACATCCCGGTGATCACCAGCCCGGAGGTGGCGGCAGAACTGCCCCCGGAACTTCAGGACCACGTCCTGGCTCTGGAGGGTCTGGAGGCGGACCAGATCGCCGAGCTCACCCAGGAAACCCTGGACGGCGTCGAAGGACTGGATATCGGTCCCAGTTTCCCCGTCGTCCCTGCGGCCCTCTCGGCCCTGCGGGAGATCCAGCACCTGGCCCTGGGGCAGACGGACCTGGGGACGAGCCTCCGCAGTGCGGCCCTCGACATCGCCGGCACTGGGATCGGCGGATGGGTGGGGGCGAAGGTCGGAGCCGCCGTCGGCACGGCGATTCTCCCGGGTCTCGGTACCGTCATCGGCGCCCTCCTGGCCGGCCTGGCGGGCTCGATGGTGGGGCGGGCCATCACCAACGACATCAAGCTCGCCGCCCTCCGGAAGGCGCTGGAGGAGTACCAGGAGCAGTACGCCCGGTTCCACAAGACGGCGACGGAGGAGCACAACATCCTGGTGGCCAAGGTGGTCCGGACCATCGACATCCACCGGGCCGAATTGCTGGCGGAGATCCAGGCGATCCGGAGGCGGCACGAAGAGGCCGCCCGCCAAGCCCGGAACCGCTTCTGGGACGTGGCCCAGGACCTGGGGAAGCGGCTGCCGGAGCTACTCCTGCGAGCGGAGGCGGAGCTGGCGGAGGAGCAGCAGCGGGTGCTGGCGGAGCTCCCCCGTTCCCCCGTCTGGCGGCGGATCCTTTGGCCCAGTGCGGACGACCTGCGCTACCGGGCCGTGGAGTTGTGGTTCACCCGGCAGCGCCAGGAACTCCGCCGGATGGCCTCCGAGTTCTCGAAGAACCTGGACAAGCTGACTCCGGAGGGGATGCTCGCCGAGGTGCGGAAATGCCTCAGCGGCAAGATCTTCGACTCGGCGGCGCTGAAAGAGGCCGTGGACCGGGTCGTCTCTGAATACAACGCCACTCGGGCACGGATCGCCCTGGAGAGGAGGCTGGCGGTCCAGGAAGTCCGGGCGGCCGTGGGCAAGCGAGCCGCCGAGCTGCACCGCTACACGGCCGAACAGGTCAAGACCCTGACCCAGCGGGTGAGGCCCCTGGCGGAGGCCCTACGGCCCTACCGGGAGAAGGTCGAGGCCGAGGCGGCCAAGCTCGGGTACCAGCTCAAGTGA
- a CDS encoding ABC transporter substrate-binding protein: protein MKRLAAALLAVSMVLVTACSSGSGANSSTKPTTLKLTGEKDTSKTLTTFVTFEPPPGFHGNPYAETAGPNWSLQPLLYEPLCDYSPLPEREYRPAALESYEVDGKTLTMKLRSDLKWSDGSPVTVDDLMTMLYLEAGRSTLWQVMESAEKVDDSTVRVQFINESPLNLNLLLPNFIMAPTKIYGQWADELKAYVEKYRVWDEANNRYKFDTAGDDVLANITAEINNYKPDAINAALYSGPYVLKGMTSAEAIFEKNPYYYMDIDIQKVRAVRTQNSEAFAAAVQEQTFTVENGGMSPELTAQVEKKFEATLRTIYTPQLSQIGYLFNVQKYPFNIPEVRKAFAYMMDRDTLLKLAEPGSFNSDVHGSGLLPSLIPTYTNEGFMDTLPDYSYNPTKAEELLTSIGWKKVNGKWANEKGKPVKIEIVTVGTWPSLMYPSEALSTMLQEAGWEVEFKPMESANVLDYMSKGEHQVACYFVPGMSTYAHPWEVYQQTYLGAYATRMNFPALKAGEDRVITAPSTGKQYNVTQILAKLYQSTDEKEIKELTQELATVTSDYLPFIGLIEKTAPLRIYDTKLSVADGEIGQSQISFYWYGNLNNMLMKQLRAGELYFVK, encoded by the coding sequence ATGAAGAGGCTTGCAGCTGCGCTTCTGGCCGTAAGCATGGTGCTGGTTACCGCCTGCAGCAGTGGCTCCGGCGCCAACTCTTCCACCAAGCCGACGACCCTGAAGCTCACCGGCGAAAAGGACACCAGCAAGACCCTCACCACCTTCGTCACCTTCGAGCCGCCGCCTGGGTTCCACGGCAACCCGTACGCTGAGACGGCCGGACCCAACTGGTCGCTGCAGCCGCTGCTCTACGAACCGCTGTGTGACTACTCGCCGCTGCCCGAGCGGGAATACCGGCCGGCCGCACTGGAGAGTTACGAGGTCGACGGCAAGACGCTCACCATGAAGCTCCGCAGCGACCTCAAGTGGAGCGACGGCAGCCCCGTGACGGTGGACGACCTCATGACGATGCTCTATCTGGAGGCCGGCCGGAGCACGCTGTGGCAGGTCATGGAGTCAGCCGAGAAGGTTGACGACAGCACCGTCCGCGTGCAGTTCATCAATGAGAGCCCGCTGAACCTGAACCTGCTGCTCCCGAACTTCATCATGGCCCCGACCAAGATCTACGGCCAGTGGGCCGATGAACTGAAGGCCTACGTCGAGAAGTACCGTGTCTGGGATGAGGCCAACAACCGGTACAAGTTCGACACCGCAGGCGACGACGTGCTCGCCAACATCACCGCCGAGATCAACAACTACAAGCCCGACGCAATCAACGCGGCTCTCTACTCCGGGCCTTACGTCCTCAAGGGCATGACCAGCGCCGAGGCAATCTTCGAGAAGAACCCCTACTATTACATGGACATCGACATCCAGAAGGTCAGGGCGGTTCGTACCCAGAACTCCGAGGCCTTCGCCGCTGCGGTGCAGGAACAGACCTTCACGGTGGAGAACGGCGGCATGAGCCCCGAGCTGACCGCTCAGGTCGAGAAGAAGTTCGAGGCCACCCTGCGGACCATCTACACCCCGCAGTTGTCGCAGATCGGTTACTTGTTCAACGTTCAGAAGTACCCGTTCAACATCCCGGAGGTCCGCAAGGCCTTTGCCTACATGATGGACCGCGACACGCTGCTCAAGCTGGCTGAGCCCGGCAGCTTCAACAGCGACGTGCATGGCAGCGGCCTGCTGCCCTCCCTGATCCCGACCTACACCAACGAGGGCTTCATGGACACCCTACCTGACTACTCCTACAACCCGACCAAGGCCGAGGAGCTCCTGACCTCGATCGGTTGGAAGAAGGTCAACGGCAAGTGGGCCAACGAGAAGGGCAAACCCGTCAAGATCGAGATCGTGACCGTCGGTACGTGGCCTTCGCTGATGTACCCGTCCGAGGCCCTCTCCACGATGCTGCAGGAGGCCGGCTGGGAAGTCGAGTTCAAGCCGATGGAGTCCGCCAACGTGCTGGACTACATGTCCAAGGGCGAGCATCAGGTGGCCTGCTACTTCGTGCCCGGCATGTCTACGTACGCGCATCCGTGGGAGGTCTATCAGCAGACGTACCTGGGCGCCTACGCGACCCGCATGAACTTCCCGGCCCTGAAGGCTGGTGAGGACCGGGTCATCACCGCCCCGAGCACCGGCAAGCAGTACAACGTCACCCAGATCCTCGCCAAGCTTTATCAGTCCACCGACGAGAAGGAGATCAAGGAGCTGACGCAGGAACTGGCGACGGTCACCAGCGACTACCTGCCGTTCATCGGCCTGATCGAGAAGACCGCGCCGCTCCGGATCTACGACACCAAGCTCAGCGTCGCCGATGGCGAGATCGGCCAGTCGCAGATCAGCTTCTACTGGTACGGCAACCTGAACAACATGCTCATGAAGCAACTCCGTGCGGGTGAACTCTACTTCGTCAAGTAG
- a CDS encoding DUF5808 domain-containing protein: MSGGSSGWSAPRHWKLGILYYHYPEDRRMVVPRRRGMGMTLNSAHKHTWFFVGALFLPLVTVLLLILVSTAAGEISVP; this comes from the coding sequence GGGTAGTTCGGGCTGGAGCGCACCCCGCCACTGGAAGCTCGGGATACTGTACTATCATTACCCCGAGGACAGACGGATGGTGGTGCCCAGGCGCAGGGGCATGGGCATGACGCTCAACTCTGCCCACAAGCATACGTGGTTCTTCGTGGGCGCCCTGTTCCTGCCGCTGGTGACGGTTCTGCTGTTGATCCTGGTGTCGACCGCAGCAGGAGAGATTTCGGTCCCTTGA
- a CDS encoding DUF4177 domain-containing protein, producing the protein MYEYKVLMLSAAEQLEGALNRYAREGWRCRFQYVVEGFGGFTKLVVTLERKVGSVPDDPAEA; encoded by the coding sequence ATGTACGAGTATAAGGTTCTTATGCTGAGCGCGGCCGAGCAGCTCGAAGGTGCGTTGAACCGCTACGCCCGGGAGGGTTGGCGCTGCAGGTTCCAGTACGTCGTGGAGGGATTCGGCGGTTTTACGAAGCTCGTGGTCACGCTGGAGCGGAAGGTGGGCTCAGTCCCGGACGATCCGGCTGAGGCGTAG
- a CDS encoding TPR end-of-group domain-containing protein, protein MEVRGFRELQYEVYRLYGEGAYREALALIEREAARFAHRASDIYYWRACLACRAEGADAGLRWLQEAAERGLWYHERILRDPDLAPLRDDPRLKPLLAVFEERRAAAQATARPVLYTYSPEGEPKGLLLALHGNASNFEDSEERGQWLPALAAGWRVALAQSSQVWAPGKYFWSGRDQGLAEVSAHLGALNPPEATVVAGFSMGGALAVYAALCGSLPVSWFLAVAPAIRVESVLPLLETCPRDVQGYVVVGDQDFGYPAACRFAEAMQQAGLPCELEVRSGLAHDFPMDFSAGLTQRLEALCRAGS, encoded by the coding sequence ATGGAAGTCCGCGGCTTCCGGGAGCTTCAGTACGAGGTGTATCGCCTCTACGGGGAAGGTGCGTACCGGGAGGCCCTGGCCCTGATTGAGAGGGAGGCCGCCCGTTTCGCCCATCGTGCCAGCGACATCTACTACTGGCGGGCCTGTCTGGCCTGCCGGGCGGAAGGAGCGGACGCGGGGCTCCGGTGGCTGCAGGAAGCCGCCGAACGGGGCCTGTGGTACCATGAGCGCATCCTGCGGGATCCGGACCTGGCGCCGCTGAGGGACGATCCCCGCCTGAAACCGTTACTGGCGGTGTTCGAGGAGCGTCGGGCTGCCGCCCAGGCCACCGCCAGACCGGTGCTGTACACCTACTCGCCCGAAGGCGAACCGAAGGGACTGCTCCTGGCTCTGCACGGGAACGCCAGCAACTTCGAGGACTCGGAGGAGCGCGGGCAGTGGCTGCCGGCACTGGCGGCCGGCTGGCGGGTCGCGCTGGCTCAGTCCTCGCAGGTGTGGGCGCCCGGAAAGTACTTCTGGAGCGGCCGCGACCAGGGCCTGGCCGAGGTGTCTGCCCATCTTGGCGCGCTGAACCCCCCTGAGGCCACGGTGGTGGCGGGCTTCTCGATGGGCGGGGCGCTGGCGGTTTATGCCGCGCTGTGCGGCTCCCTCCCCGTGAGCTGGTTCCTGGCGGTGGCCCCGGCCATCCGGGTGGAGTCGGTGCTGCCCCTGCTGGAAACGTGCCCCCGCGACGTGCAGGGCTACGTGGTCGTGGGAGATCAGGATTTTGGATACCCGGCGGCCTGCCGGTTCGCCGAGGCCATGCAGCAGGCCGGGCTGCCATGTGAACTGGAGGTGCGCAGCGGCCTCGCTCACGACTTCCCGATGGATTTCAGTGCAGGCCTGACGCAGCGGCTGGAAGCGCTGTGCAGGGCAGGCTCCTGA
- a CDS encoding IS110 family transposase, giving the protein MHEVRVIHAKLELGEVGDLRRYADWRQLRKLAGYNLTENTSGQRDRSRTPISKRGRPGLRHVLYQMAMTAAAKNREFRALYEHFRTRQQNPLKGKQALVALACKLLRVLFTLVRKQCSYDPARALGAWRAEQLGLAA; this is encoded by the coding sequence TTGCACGAAGTCCGGGTTATTCACGCGAAACTTGAGCTAGGCGAGGTAGGCGACCTGCGCCGGTATGCGGACTGGCGGCAACTTCGCAAGCTGGCGGGCTACAACCTGACAGAGAACACGTCGGGGCAGCGGGACCGCAGCCGGACGCCCATCAGCAAGCGCGGCCGGCCTGGACTGCGCCACGTGCTGTACCAGATGGCGATGACGGCGGCCGCCAAGAACCGGGAGTTTCGAGCGCTGTACGAGCACTTCAGGACTCGCCAGCAGAACCCGCTCAAGGGCAAGCAGGCCCTGGTGGCGCTGGCGTGCAAGCTGTTGCGGGTGCTGTTCACCCTGGTCAGGAAGCAGTGTAGCTATGATCCGGCCAGGGCCTTGGGGGCCTGGCGGGCGGAGCAGTTAGGTCTCGCCGCCTGA
- a CDS encoding N-acetylglucosamine kinase, whose translation METSRILVGIDGGGTRTRCLVATTDGRVIAEGGAGPANPLVVGLDRAVENIGQAVRQALEASGHTSAAVGAVCAGLAGAGQPETQARVAAALPGALSLSPGTPVQVVSDARVALAGALQGRPGAILIAGTGSIAYGLDDSGRLLRAGGWGWILGDEGSGFTIGRQALAAAFAAKDGTGPATRLGDRICAAWNLQDLTQAVPRIYADPSAARTAIAGLVPEVVQAAEEGDAVAAEILARAGGDLANLAAALLRRMQLREPLVATTGGVLEGVAAVRSELVRRLAELVPEARVVESAASPAAGAVLMARQMAG comes from the coding sequence GTGGAGACTTCGCGGATCCTTGTTGGAATCGATGGCGGAGGAACCAGAACCCGGTGCCTGGTAGCGACCACAGACGGTCGCGTGATCGCAGAAGGAGGAGCCGGGCCCGCCAACCCGCTGGTCGTCGGCCTCGACCGGGCCGTGGAGAACATCGGCCAGGCGGTCCGCCAGGCGCTGGAGGCATCCGGCCATACCTCCGCCGCGGTGGGGGCGGTATGCGCCGGCCTGGCGGGCGCCGGGCAGCCGGAGACCCAGGCCCGGGTGGCCGCCGCGCTTCCCGGGGCCCTCTCCCTCTCCCCCGGCACACCGGTGCAGGTGGTGAGCGACGCCCGGGTCGCCCTGGCCGGTGCGCTGCAGGGCCGCCCCGGGGCGATCCTGATCGCGGGCACGGGTTCCATCGCCTACGGCCTCGACGACTCGGGCCGCCTGCTGCGGGCCGGGGGCTGGGGCTGGATCCTCGGCGACGAGGGCAGCGGCTTCACCATCGGCCGGCAGGCCCTGGCGGCCGCCTTCGCCGCCAAGGACGGCACGGGGCCGGCCACGCGCCTCGGCGACCGCATCTGCGCGGCCTGGAACCTGCAGGACCTCACGCAGGCAGTCCCGCGGATCTACGCTGACCCGTCCGCCGCCCGCACGGCCATCGCCGGGCTGGTGCCCGAAGTGGTGCAGGCGGCGGAGGAGGGCGATGCGGTCGCCGCCGAGATCCTGGCCCGGGCCGGAGGGGACCTGGCGAACCTGGCCGCGGCGCTCCTGCGCCGGATGCAGTTGCGGGAGCCCCTGGTGGCCACCACCGGCGGGGTGCTGGAGGGCGTGGCGGCGGTGCGGTCGGAGTTGGTGCGCCGCCTGGCCGAGCTGGTGCCGGAGGCGCGGGTGGTGGAGAGCGCCGCCAGCCCCGCCGCCGGTGCCGTACTGATGGCGCGGCAGATGGCGGGGTAG